In Thermanaeromonas sp. C210, the following proteins share a genomic window:
- a CDS encoding ISNCY family transposase has product MSRERITLSQTELNRIQVLEQTLRGLITTSYAALLLGLSERHVYRLKARLREHGPASLAHGNRGRKPAHTIPEGTRQQVVHLAQTKYRGCNYTFLSELLYEHEGISLSPSSVARILKAAGILSPKKHRPPKLHRSRPRKPQMGLLVQIDGSHHDWLEGRGPKLVLLLAIDDATGQILSALFRPSEDFEGYRRLLYDLVINYGIPLAIYSDRHTLFFPPKGEENTASIAQQLLGQQRSLTQIGRILNELGIQHIPAHSPQAKGRIERSFQTLQERLVLELRLAGASTLEEANAVLKNFIVRYNQKFAIPPANPVSAFRPIPSHLRLEHIFCWKEHRILNPGYTIRFECKTYKVLTPKGAPIIPVRSVVEVHKLPDGRLYVGWKGNIYSLEPLEIAPSSKTRSNIQPALTPQIEEKAGTTSIRRPAQNHPWRKPWKPRRPNYTTSTLTESQTSFT; this is encoded by the coding sequence ATGAGCAGGGAGAGGATTACTTTGTCACAGACGGAACTAAATCGCATCCAAGTCTTAGAACAAACTCTGAGAGGGTTAATTACCACTAGTTATGCGGCCTTACTTCTAGGCCTAAGTGAACGGCACGTCTATAGGCTCAAGGCCAGGTTGCGAGAGCACGGGCCCGCTTCCTTGGCCCACGGAAACCGCGGACGTAAGCCAGCCCACACTATCCCAGAAGGTACCCGCCAGCAGGTGGTCCATCTCGCTCAAACTAAGTATAGGGGGTGCAATTACACTTTCCTTAGTGAGTTGCTTTATGAGCATGAAGGTATCTCTTTAAGCCCTTCTTCTGTAGCCCGTATCCTCAAAGCCGCCGGTATCTTAAGCCCTAAAAAGCACCGGCCTCCTAAACTCCACCGCAGCCGCCCACGTAAACCTCAAATGGGCCTTCTGGTCCAAATCGACGGCAGCCACCACGACTGGTTGGAAGGCCGCGGCCCTAAGCTCGTCTTGCTTTTAGCCATCGACGACGCTACCGGCCAAATACTTTCTGCCCTCTTCCGGCCTTCTGAAGATTTCGAGGGCTACCGCCGTCTCCTCTATGACCTAGTAATTAACTACGGTATCCCACTGGCCATCTACTCCGACCGCCATACCCTCTTCTTCCCTCCTAAGGGTGAAGAGAATACTGCTAGTATCGCACAACAGCTCCTGGGCCAACAACGCTCTTTAACCCAAATTGGCCGTATCTTAAACGAACTGGGGATCCAGCACATCCCCGCCCATTCCCCTCAGGCTAAAGGCCGCATCGAACGCTCCTTCCAGACCCTCCAGGAAAGGCTAGTTCTTGAGTTGCGCCTGGCAGGTGCTTCTACCCTGGAAGAGGCTAATGCCGTCCTTAAAAACTTTATCGTGCGCTATAACCAAAAGTTTGCTATACCCCCGGCTAACCCGGTTTCCGCTTTCCGCCCCATCCCCTCCCACTTGCGCCTGGAACATATCTTCTGCTGGAAGGAACACCGGATATTGAACCCCGGCTATACCATCCGCTTCGAGTGCAAGACTTATAAAGTGTTAACTCCTAAAGGTGCGCCTATTATCCCTGTGCGTTCTGTGGTAGAAGTGCATAAACTGCCTGATGGTCGCTTGTATGTGGGATGGAAGGGAAATATATACTCGTTAGAACCTTTGGAGATTGCCCCCTCCTCTAAAACCCGGAGTAATATCCAGCCTGCGCTTACTCCCCAAATCGAGGAAAAGGCGGGCACTACTTCAATTCGTAGGCCCGCTCAAAATCATCCATGGCGTAAGCCATGGAAACCCCGCAGGCCTAATTATACCACTTCTACCCTGACAGAATCACAGACGAGTTTTACCTGA
- a CDS encoding superoxide dismutase, whose translation MKDQAASHSLSAYLPPGHHRLPPLPYPYNALEPYISTTTVQIHHDRHHLSYVQGLNNAEVKLAEARQKSDFSLVKHWERELAFHGSGHILHSIYWTTMGPGGIREPFGLVRQYLEKYFGSWPIFREQFTQAAVDVEASGWALLVWQPFWRRLEILTAEKHQDLTQWGVIPVLVLDLWEHAYYLDYQNRRRDYVEAWWHLVDWSEVEKRLQLALPARVPLGKAHV comes from the coding sequence ATGAAAGACCAGGCCGCAAGCCACAGTTTATCCGCTTATCTTCCGCCGGGGCACCACCGCCTGCCGCCCTTACCTTACCCTTACAACGCCTTAGAACCCTATATTAGTACTACCACCGTACAGATCCACCACGACCGCCACCACCTGTCTTACGTACAGGGACTGAACAACGCCGAGGTTAAACTCGCCGAGGCCCGGCAGAAGAGCGACTTTTCCCTGGTAAAGCATTGGGAAAGGGAACTGGCCTTCCACGGCTCCGGGCACATCCTCCATAGCATTTACTGGACCACCATGGGGCCCGGCGGTATCCGGGAGCCCTTTGGACTGGTGCGTCAATACCTGGAGAAATATTTCGGGAGCTGGCCTATTTTCCGGGAACAATTTACACAAGCCGCCGTAGATGTGGAAGCCTCGGGCTGGGCCCTTCTGGTTTGGCAACCCTTCTGGCGGCGGCTGGAGATCCTCACCGCCGAAAAACACCAGGATTTGACCCAGTGGGGTGTTATTCCCGTTCTGGTGCTCGACCTGTGGGAACACGCCTATTACCTGGACTACCAAAACCGACGGCGGGACTACGTCGAGGCCTGGTGGCACTTAGTTGATTGGTCGGAAGTGGAAAAACGCCTTCAGCTGGCCTTGCCCGCCAGGGTTCCTCTAGGCAAAGCTCATGTTTAA
- a CDS encoding YgeY family selenium metabolism-linked hydrolase, with protein MELTEPSRKELLDLCRMFLSIPSVTGEEKALADAVKNVMLQLGFDRAWIDERGSVVGVVKGALPGRKVLLDGHLDTVGPGEDRWKYPPFQGTVVEGKIYGRGASDMKGALAAMVYAVGQLAGHRENLKGEIYVSGTVHEETAEGVALGYVLQEVRPDAVVIGEASELKLNIGQRGRAEIVLETYGKAAHSSHPEVGINAVCKMVTAIEALSHLELPRDELLGPAIMELTDIISFPYPGNSVVPGKCRATYDRRLLVGETPEEVVGVITGALQKLEDADPAFRGRAFIALNDFATYTGFRVHGLRFAPAWKMPTEHWVVRGALQALRKANLPPVISAYSFCTNGSSSAGVYGIPTVGFGPGRETEAHIADEYLELDQLYKSAAGYYYLAAELAAGEGM; from the coding sequence GTGGAGTTAACCGAGCCAAGCCGGAAGGAACTCTTAGACCTCTGCCGCATGTTCCTTTCCATACCCAGCGTTACGGGAGAGGAAAAAGCGCTGGCCGACGCTGTAAAAAATGTCATGCTGCAGTTGGGTTTTGACCGGGCCTGGATTGACGAGAGGGGCAGTGTAGTGGGGGTAGTGAAGGGAGCTCTGCCGGGGAGGAAAGTGCTCCTGGACGGGCATTTGGACACCGTGGGCCCCGGCGAGGACCGGTGGAAGTACCCTCCTTTCCAGGGTACGGTGGTAGAGGGGAAAATATATGGCCGGGGAGCTTCGGACATGAAGGGCGCCCTGGCCGCCATGGTTTACGCCGTAGGGCAACTGGCCGGGCACAGGGAGAATCTTAAGGGGGAAATCTATGTTTCCGGAACGGTCCACGAAGAAACTGCCGAAGGAGTGGCCCTGGGATACGTCCTGCAAGAGGTGCGTCCTGATGCGGTGGTGATCGGAGAGGCCAGCGAACTCAAGCTTAATATCGGCCAGAGAGGCCGGGCGGAAATTGTCTTAGAAACCTACGGCAAGGCCGCTCACTCGTCTCACCCCGAGGTAGGCATCAATGCCGTTTGCAAGATGGTTACAGCCATCGAGGCGCTGTCCCACTTGGAGCTACCCCGGGATGAACTGCTGGGGCCGGCCATCATGGAGCTTACGGACATCATATCCTTTCCCTATCCCGGCAATTCGGTAGTCCCGGGAAAATGCCGGGCCACCTACGACCGGAGGCTCCTGGTGGGAGAGACCCCCGAAGAAGTGGTGGGGGTTATCACGGGTGCCTTGCAAAAGTTGGAAGACGCGGACCCGGCCTTCCGGGGCCGAGCCTTCATTGCCCTTAATGATTTTGCCACCTACACGGGGTTCAGGGTACACGGCCTCCGCTTCGCCCCCGCCTGGAAAATGCCCACCGAACACTGGGTGGTGCGGGGAGCCCTTCAGGCCCTCAGGAAAGCCAACCTGCCACCCGTCATATCTGCTTATTCCTTCTGTACCAATGGCAGCTCCTCCGCCGGGGTGTACGGTATTCCCACGGTGGGTTTTGGCCCCGGACGGGAAACCGAGGCCCACATTGCCGATGAGTATTTGGAATTGGACCAGCTATACAAGAGTGCCGCAGGCTATTACTACCTGGCGGCGGAGCTGGCCGCCGGTGAGGGCATGTAA
- a CDS encoding YkvI family membrane protein yields MAAKQYSELKIAATYIGTVVGAGFASGQEVLQFFAYFGIRGLLGLVVATILFIVLGYAVLLFSHRLQAHSHLPIIRHAGGPLVGKVVDGITTFFLFGALAVMAAGAGAIFREEYHLPALVGSSILIAATLATVLLGITQVINAISFVAPLLLATVLGVSLFALFTNPSSVVANLAWSDVPRAAAPFWPLAAVLYASYNLVLSIAVLAPLGSLSREENLLPGAILGGAGLGLGAGAITLALLAAAPDVTAWEVPMLQIAGGLAPVARTLYSIILLAEIYTTGVSSLYGFTARLAEPESRRFSYLAVIASAVALIAAQSGFSRLVAFLFPLVGYGGLLLVGGLAYYFFRQRLVLPVAELALRGLLPLARKAFLFKKKDDS; encoded by the coding sequence ATGGCCGCTAAACAATATTCCGAACTCAAAATTGCTGCGACCTATATCGGCACAGTAGTCGGGGCAGGCTTCGCCTCCGGCCAGGAGGTGCTCCAGTTCTTCGCCTATTTCGGTATCCGGGGTCTCCTGGGCTTGGTTGTGGCCACCATCCTTTTCATCGTCCTCGGCTATGCCGTCCTGCTCTTCAGCCACCGCCTCCAAGCCCATTCCCACTTACCCATCATCCGCCACGCCGGGGGGCCGCTGGTGGGTAAAGTGGTGGACGGGATCACCACCTTTTTCCTCTTCGGAGCCCTGGCCGTCATGGCCGCCGGCGCCGGTGCTATTTTCAGGGAGGAGTACCACCTTCCCGCCCTTGTGGGCAGCAGTATATTGATCGCCGCCACCCTGGCTACGGTACTCTTGGGTATAACGCAGGTTATTAATGCCATTAGCTTCGTCGCTCCCCTTCTGCTGGCCACCGTCCTAGGGGTAAGCCTATTCGCCCTGTTTACTAATCCTTCTTCTGTGGTGGCCAATCTCGCCTGGTCGGATGTGCCCCGGGCCGCGGCACCCTTCTGGCCCCTGGCCGCCGTCCTTTACGCCTCTTACAACCTGGTCCTGTCTATAGCGGTACTGGCACCGTTGGGGAGCTTAAGCCGGGAGGAAAATCTCCTCCCCGGCGCCATTTTGGGAGGAGCGGGGCTCGGTCTGGGAGCCGGGGCCATCACCTTGGCCCTCCTGGCCGCCGCACCCGACGTTACGGCGTGGGAAGTACCCATGCTCCAGATAGCGGGAGGCCTCGCTCCCGTGGCCCGCACCTTGTACAGCATAATTCTCCTGGCGGAAATTTATACCACCGGCGTCAGCAGCCTTTACGGTTTTACGGCCCGCCTGGCCGAACCGGAAAGCAGGCGGTTTTCCTATCTGGCCGTTATCGCCAGCGCCGTCGCCTTGATAGCCGCCCAGTCGGGATTCTCCCGCCTGGTGGCCTTCCTCTTTCCCCTGGTCGGCTATGGCGGCCTCCTGCTGGTGGGAGGCCTGGCCTATTATTTCTTCCGGCAAAGGCTGGTCTTACCGGTGGCGGAACTGGCCCTGAGAGGTCTTTTACCATTGGCCCGTAAGGCTTTTCTTTTTAAGAAAAAAGACGATTCCTAA